In one window of Denticeps clupeoides chromosome 2, fDenClu1.1, whole genome shotgun sequence DNA:
- the eya1 gene encoding protein phosphatase EYA1 isoform X7 — protein MPHFWTPWPRKSMEMQDLASPHSRVSGSSESPNGPNLDNSHINNNSMTPNGTEVKTEPMSSSEIATSVADGSLDSFSGSAIGTSGFSPRQTHQFSPQIYPSKPYPHILPTPSSQNMAAYGQTQYTTGMQQTSAYATYPQPGQPYGIPAYGPLWAGIKTEGGLAQAQSPGQTGFLSYSSSFSTPQTGQAPYSYQMQGSTFTTTSGLYAGSNSLTNSTGFNSTQQDYPSYPAFGQGQYPQYYNSSPYSSPYMTSNNTSPTTPSTTATYTLQEPPSGITSQALSEQPAGEYSTIHSPSTPIKDSDSDRLRRASDGKSRGRGRRNNNPSPPPDSDLERVFIWDLDETIIVFHSLLTGSYANRYGRDPPTSVSLGLRMEEMIFNLADTHLFFNDLEECDQVHIDDVSSDDNGQDLSTYNFSTDGFHAAATSANLCLATGVRGGVDWMRKLAFRYRRVKEIYTTYKNNVGGLLGPAKREAWLQLRAEIEALTDSWLTLALKALTLIHSRSNCVNILVTTTQLIPALAKVLLYGLGIVFPIENIYSATKIGKESCFERVIQRFGRKVVYVVVGDGVEEEQSSKKHNMPFWRISSHSDLMALHHALDLEYL, from the exons GTCTATGGAAATGCAGGATCTAGCCAGTCCTCACAGCCGAGTAAGTGGAAGCAGTGAATCCCCTAATGGTCCCAACCTCGACAACTCACATATCAATAACAATTCCATGACACCAAATGGCACTGAAG TTAAAACAGAGCCAATGAGCAGCAGCGAAATCGCCACCTCTGTAGCAGACGGCTCTCTAGACAGCTTCTCAGGATCAG CTATTGGAACTAGTGGCTTCAGCCCAAGACAAACTCACCAGTTCTCTCCACAGATTTACCCTTCCAA ACCTTATCCACATATTCTTCCAACTCCTTCATCCCAAAATATGGCTGCATATGGGCAGACTCAGTACACCACAGGAATGCAGCAAACCTCAGCTTATGCTACCTACCCTCAGCCAGGACAGCCCTACGGAATTCCAGCCTATG GTCCATTGTGGGCAGGCATCAAGACAGAGGGTGGGCTTGCGCAGGCTCAGTCGCCGGGCCAGACCGGCTTCCTGAGCTACAGTTCCAGCTTCTCCACACCTCAGACGGGACAGGCGCCGTACAGCTACCAGATGCAAG GAAGCACTTTTACAACAACGTCAGGACTGTACGCTGGAAGCAATTCCCTCACAAATTCAACTGGATTCAATAGCACACAACAG GACTATCCCTCTTACCCAGCCTTTGGCCAAGGTCAGTACCCACAGTATTACAACAGCTCGCCCTACTCCTCTCCTTACATGACGAGTAACAACACCAGCCCCACCACGCcctccaccactgccacctACACGCTGCAGGAACCCCCATCCGGCATCACCAGCCAAGCCCTGTCAGAGCAGCCTGCAG GAGAGTACAGTACAATCCACAGTCCATCAACCCCCATTAAAGATTCAGATTCGGATCGATTGCGTCGGGCTTCGGATGGAAAGTCACGTGGACGGGGGAGAAGGAACAATAACCCATCTCCGCCTCCGGACTCTGACCTTGAG CGCGTTTTCATCTGGGACTTGGATGAAACAATCATCGTTTTCCATTCCTTGCTCACGGGGTCTTACGCCAACAGATATGGAAGG GATCCACCAACGTCTGTGTCATTGGGCCTACGAATGGAAGAAATGATCTTCAACTTGGCAGACACGCATTTATTCTTCAATGACCTAGAA GAGTGCGATCAGGTCCATATCGACGATGTGTCCTCAGATGACAATGGACAGGATCTCAG CACATACAACTTCAGCACTGACGGGTTTCACGCTGCTGCCACCAGTGCCAACCTGTGCCTGGCCACTGGCGTGAGGGGAGGCGTGGACTGGATGAGAAAGCTGGCCTTCCGCTACAGACGAGTAAAAGAAATTTACACCACCTACAAAAATAACGTTGGAG GTCTACTGGGCCCGGCCAAAAGGGAAGCCTGGTTGCAATTGCGAGCAGAAATTGAAGCCTTGACGGACTCCTGGTTAACACTGGCACTGAAAGCACTAACATTAATCCACTCAAG GTCAAACTGTGTGAACATCCTAGTGACCACAACGCAACTCATCCCCGCCCTCGCAAAAGTCCTGCTCTACGGCCTGGGAATAGTGTTTCCCATTGAAAATATTTATAGCGCAACGAAAATAG GGAAGGAGAGCTGCTTCGAGAGAGTAATCCAGCGGTTCGGCAGGAAAGTCGTTTACGTTGTGGTGGGAGACggagtggaggaggagcagagtTCGAAAAAG
- the eya1 gene encoding protein phosphatase EYA1 isoform X5, protein MEMQDLASPHSRVSGSSESPNGPNLDNSHINNNSMTPNGTEGDNITMLTTADWLLSSSSQSAAVKTEPMSSSEIATSVADGSLDSFSGSAIGTSGFSPRQTHQFSPQIYPSNRPYPHILPTPSSQNMAAYGQTQYTTGMQQTSAYATYPQPGQPYGIPAYGPLWAGIKTEGGLAQAQSPGQTGFLSYSSSFSTPQTGQAPYSYQMQGSTFTTTSGLYAGSNSLTNSTGFNSTQQDYPSYPAFGQGQYPQYYNSSPYSSPYMTSNNTSPTTPSTTATYTLQEPPSGITSQALSEQPAGEYSTIHSPSTPIKDSDSDRLRRASDGKSRGRGRRNNNPSPPPDSDLERVFIWDLDETIIVFHSLLTGSYANRYGRDPPTSVSLGLRMEEMIFNLADTHLFFNDLEECDQVHIDDVSSDDNGQDLSTYNFSTDGFHAAATSANLCLATGVRGGVDWMRKLAFRYRRVKEIYTTYKNNVGGLLGPAKREAWLQLRAEIEALTDSWLTLALKALTLIHSRSNCVNILVTTTQLIPALAKVLLYGLGIVFPIENIYSATKIGKESCFERVIQRFGRKVVYVVVGDGVEEEQSSKKHNMPFWRISSHSDLMALHHALDLEYL, encoded by the exons ATGGAAATGCAGGATCTAGCCAGTCCTCACAGCCGAGTAAGTGGAAGCAGTGAATCCCCTAATGGTCCCAACCTCGACAACTCACATATCAATAACAATTCCATGACACCAAATGGCACTGAAG GTGATAACATCACTATGCTAACCACAGCTGACTGGTTGTTAAGTTCTAGTTCACAGTCTGCTGCAG TTAAAACAGAGCCAATGAGCAGCAGCGAAATCGCCACCTCTGTAGCAGACGGCTCTCTAGACAGCTTCTCAGGATCAG CTATTGGAACTAGTGGCTTCAGCCCAAGACAAACTCACCAGTTCTCTCCACAGATTTACCCTTCCAA CAGACCTTATCCACATATTCTTCCAACTCCTTCATCCCAAAATATGGCTGCATATGGGCAGACTCAGTACACCACAGGAATGCAGCAAACCTCAGCTTATGCTACCTACCCTCAGCCAGGACAGCCCTACGGAATTCCAGCCTATG GTCCATTGTGGGCAGGCATCAAGACAGAGGGTGGGCTTGCGCAGGCTCAGTCGCCGGGCCAGACCGGCTTCCTGAGCTACAGTTCCAGCTTCTCCACACCTCAGACGGGACAGGCGCCGTACAGCTACCAGATGCAAG GAAGCACTTTTACAACAACGTCAGGACTGTACGCTGGAAGCAATTCCCTCACAAATTCAACTGGATTCAATAGCACACAACAG GACTATCCCTCTTACCCAGCCTTTGGCCAAGGTCAGTACCCACAGTATTACAACAGCTCGCCCTACTCCTCTCCTTACATGACGAGTAACAACACCAGCCCCACCACGCcctccaccactgccacctACACGCTGCAGGAACCCCCATCCGGCATCACCAGCCAAGCCCTGTCAGAGCAGCCTGCAG GAGAGTACAGTACAATCCACAGTCCATCAACCCCCATTAAAGATTCAGATTCGGATCGATTGCGTCGGGCTTCGGATGGAAAGTCACGTGGACGGGGGAGAAGGAACAATAACCCATCTCCGCCTCCGGACTCTGACCTTGAG CGCGTTTTCATCTGGGACTTGGATGAAACAATCATCGTTTTCCATTCCTTGCTCACGGGGTCTTACGCCAACAGATATGGAAGG GATCCACCAACGTCTGTGTCATTGGGCCTACGAATGGAAGAAATGATCTTCAACTTGGCAGACACGCATTTATTCTTCAATGACCTAGAA GAGTGCGATCAGGTCCATATCGACGATGTGTCCTCAGATGACAATGGACAGGATCTCAG CACATACAACTTCAGCACTGACGGGTTTCACGCTGCTGCCACCAGTGCCAACCTGTGCCTGGCCACTGGCGTGAGGGGAGGCGTGGACTGGATGAGAAAGCTGGCCTTCCGCTACAGACGAGTAAAAGAAATTTACACCACCTACAAAAATAACGTTGGAG GTCTACTGGGCCCGGCCAAAAGGGAAGCCTGGTTGCAATTGCGAGCAGAAATTGAAGCCTTGACGGACTCCTGGTTAACACTGGCACTGAAAGCACTAACATTAATCCACTCAAG GTCAAACTGTGTGAACATCCTAGTGACCACAACGCAACTCATCCCCGCCCTCGCAAAAGTCCTGCTCTACGGCCTGGGAATAGTGTTTCCCATTGAAAATATTTATAGCGCAACGAAAATAG GGAAGGAGAGCTGCTTCGAGAGAGTAATCCAGCGGTTCGGCAGGAAAGTCGTTTACGTTGTGGTGGGAGACggagtggaggaggagcagagtTCGAAAAAG
- the eya1 gene encoding protein phosphatase EYA1 isoform X10, translating into MSSSEIATSVADGSLDSFSGSAIGTSGFSPRQTHQFSPQIYPSNRPYPHILPTPSSQNMAAYGQTQYTTGMQQTSAYATYPQPGQPYGIPAYGPLWAGIKTEGGLAQAQSPGQTGFLSYSSSFSTPQTGQAPYSYQMQGSTFTTTSGLYAGSNSLTNSTGFNSTQQDYPSYPAFGQGQYPQYYNSSPYSSPYMTSNNTSPTTPSTTATYTLQEPPSGITSQALSEQPAGEYSTIHSPSTPIKDSDSDRLRRASDGKSRGRGRRNNNPSPPPDSDLERVFIWDLDETIIVFHSLLTGSYANRYGRDPPTSVSLGLRMEEMIFNLADTHLFFNDLEECDQVHIDDVSSDDNGQDLSTYNFSTDGFHAAATSANLCLATGVRGGVDWMRKLAFRYRRVKEIYTTYKNNVGGLLGPAKREAWLQLRAEIEALTDSWLTLALKALTLIHSRSNCVNILVTTTQLIPALAKVLLYGLGIVFPIENIYSATKIGKESCFERVIQRFGRKVVYVVVGDGVEEEQSSKKHNMPFWRISSHSDLMALHHALDLEYL; encoded by the exons ATGAGCAGCAGCGAAATCGCCACCTCTGTAGCAGACGGCTCTCTAGACAGCTTCTCAGGATCAG CTATTGGAACTAGTGGCTTCAGCCCAAGACAAACTCACCAGTTCTCTCCACAGATTTACCCTTCCAA CAGACCTTATCCACATATTCTTCCAACTCCTTCATCCCAAAATATGGCTGCATATGGGCAGACTCAGTACACCACAGGAATGCAGCAAACCTCAGCTTATGCTACCTACCCTCAGCCAGGACAGCCCTACGGAATTCCAGCCTATG GTCCATTGTGGGCAGGCATCAAGACAGAGGGTGGGCTTGCGCAGGCTCAGTCGCCGGGCCAGACCGGCTTCCTGAGCTACAGTTCCAGCTTCTCCACACCTCAGACGGGACAGGCGCCGTACAGCTACCAGATGCAAG GAAGCACTTTTACAACAACGTCAGGACTGTACGCTGGAAGCAATTCCCTCACAAATTCAACTGGATTCAATAGCACACAACAG GACTATCCCTCTTACCCAGCCTTTGGCCAAGGTCAGTACCCACAGTATTACAACAGCTCGCCCTACTCCTCTCCTTACATGACGAGTAACAACACCAGCCCCACCACGCcctccaccactgccacctACACGCTGCAGGAACCCCCATCCGGCATCACCAGCCAAGCCCTGTCAGAGCAGCCTGCAG GAGAGTACAGTACAATCCACAGTCCATCAACCCCCATTAAAGATTCAGATTCGGATCGATTGCGTCGGGCTTCGGATGGAAAGTCACGTGGACGGGGGAGAAGGAACAATAACCCATCTCCGCCTCCGGACTCTGACCTTGAG CGCGTTTTCATCTGGGACTTGGATGAAACAATCATCGTTTTCCATTCCTTGCTCACGGGGTCTTACGCCAACAGATATGGAAGG GATCCACCAACGTCTGTGTCATTGGGCCTACGAATGGAAGAAATGATCTTCAACTTGGCAGACACGCATTTATTCTTCAATGACCTAGAA GAGTGCGATCAGGTCCATATCGACGATGTGTCCTCAGATGACAATGGACAGGATCTCAG CACATACAACTTCAGCACTGACGGGTTTCACGCTGCTGCCACCAGTGCCAACCTGTGCCTGGCCACTGGCGTGAGGGGAGGCGTGGACTGGATGAGAAAGCTGGCCTTCCGCTACAGACGAGTAAAAGAAATTTACACCACCTACAAAAATAACGTTGGAG GTCTACTGGGCCCGGCCAAAAGGGAAGCCTGGTTGCAATTGCGAGCAGAAATTGAAGCCTTGACGGACTCCTGGTTAACACTGGCACTGAAAGCACTAACATTAATCCACTCAAG GTCAAACTGTGTGAACATCCTAGTGACCACAACGCAACTCATCCCCGCCCTCGCAAAAGTCCTGCTCTACGGCCTGGGAATAGTGTTTCCCATTGAAAATATTTATAGCGCAACGAAAATAG GGAAGGAGAGCTGCTTCGAGAGAGTAATCCAGCGGTTCGGCAGGAAAGTCGTTTACGTTGTGGTGGGAGACggagtggaggaggagcagagtTCGAAAAAG
- the eya1 gene encoding protein phosphatase EYA1 isoform X2 encodes MPHFWTPWPRKSMEMQDLASPHSRVSGSSESPNGPNLDNSHINNNSMTPNGTEGDNITMLTTADWLLSSSSQSAAVKTEPMSSSEIATSVADGSLDSFSGSAIGTSGFSPRQTHQFSPQIYPSKPYPHILPTPSSQNMAAYGQTQYTTGMQQTSAYATYPQPGQPYGIPAYGPLWAGIKTEGGLAQAQSPGQTGFLSYSSSFSTPQTGQAPYSYQMQGSTFTTTSGLYAGSNSLTNSTGFNSTQQDYPSYPAFGQGQYPQYYNSSPYSSPYMTSNNTSPTTPSTTATYTLQEPPSGITSQALSEQPAGEYSTIHSPSTPIKDSDSDRLRRASDGKSRGRGRRNNNPSPPPDSDLERVFIWDLDETIIVFHSLLTGSYANRYGRDPPTSVSLGLRMEEMIFNLADTHLFFNDLEECDQVHIDDVSSDDNGQDLSTYNFSTDGFHAAATSANLCLATGVRGGVDWMRKLAFRYRRVKEIYTTYKNNVGGLLGPAKREAWLQLRAEIEALTDSWLTLALKALTLIHSRSNCVNILVTTTQLIPALAKVLLYGLGIVFPIENIYSATKIGKESCFERVIQRFGRKVVYVVVGDGVEEEQSSKKHNMPFWRISSHSDLMALHHALDLEYL; translated from the exons GTCTATGGAAATGCAGGATCTAGCCAGTCCTCACAGCCGAGTAAGTGGAAGCAGTGAATCCCCTAATGGTCCCAACCTCGACAACTCACATATCAATAACAATTCCATGACACCAAATGGCACTGAAG GTGATAACATCACTATGCTAACCACAGCTGACTGGTTGTTAAGTTCTAGTTCACAGTCTGCTGCAG TTAAAACAGAGCCAATGAGCAGCAGCGAAATCGCCACCTCTGTAGCAGACGGCTCTCTAGACAGCTTCTCAGGATCAG CTATTGGAACTAGTGGCTTCAGCCCAAGACAAACTCACCAGTTCTCTCCACAGATTTACCCTTCCAA ACCTTATCCACATATTCTTCCAACTCCTTCATCCCAAAATATGGCTGCATATGGGCAGACTCAGTACACCACAGGAATGCAGCAAACCTCAGCTTATGCTACCTACCCTCAGCCAGGACAGCCCTACGGAATTCCAGCCTATG GTCCATTGTGGGCAGGCATCAAGACAGAGGGTGGGCTTGCGCAGGCTCAGTCGCCGGGCCAGACCGGCTTCCTGAGCTACAGTTCCAGCTTCTCCACACCTCAGACGGGACAGGCGCCGTACAGCTACCAGATGCAAG GAAGCACTTTTACAACAACGTCAGGACTGTACGCTGGAAGCAATTCCCTCACAAATTCAACTGGATTCAATAGCACACAACAG GACTATCCCTCTTACCCAGCCTTTGGCCAAGGTCAGTACCCACAGTATTACAACAGCTCGCCCTACTCCTCTCCTTACATGACGAGTAACAACACCAGCCCCACCACGCcctccaccactgccacctACACGCTGCAGGAACCCCCATCCGGCATCACCAGCCAAGCCCTGTCAGAGCAGCCTGCAG GAGAGTACAGTACAATCCACAGTCCATCAACCCCCATTAAAGATTCAGATTCGGATCGATTGCGTCGGGCTTCGGATGGAAAGTCACGTGGACGGGGGAGAAGGAACAATAACCCATCTCCGCCTCCGGACTCTGACCTTGAG CGCGTTTTCATCTGGGACTTGGATGAAACAATCATCGTTTTCCATTCCTTGCTCACGGGGTCTTACGCCAACAGATATGGAAGG GATCCACCAACGTCTGTGTCATTGGGCCTACGAATGGAAGAAATGATCTTCAACTTGGCAGACACGCATTTATTCTTCAATGACCTAGAA GAGTGCGATCAGGTCCATATCGACGATGTGTCCTCAGATGACAATGGACAGGATCTCAG CACATACAACTTCAGCACTGACGGGTTTCACGCTGCTGCCACCAGTGCCAACCTGTGCCTGGCCACTGGCGTGAGGGGAGGCGTGGACTGGATGAGAAAGCTGGCCTTCCGCTACAGACGAGTAAAAGAAATTTACACCACCTACAAAAATAACGTTGGAG GTCTACTGGGCCCGGCCAAAAGGGAAGCCTGGTTGCAATTGCGAGCAGAAATTGAAGCCTTGACGGACTCCTGGTTAACACTGGCACTGAAAGCACTAACATTAATCCACTCAAG GTCAAACTGTGTGAACATCCTAGTGACCACAACGCAACTCATCCCCGCCCTCGCAAAAGTCCTGCTCTACGGCCTGGGAATAGTGTTTCCCATTGAAAATATTTATAGCGCAACGAAAATAG GGAAGGAGAGCTGCTTCGAGAGAGTAATCCAGCGGTTCGGCAGGAAAGTCGTTTACGTTGTGGTGGGAGACggagtggaggaggagcagagtTCGAAAAAG
- the eya1 gene encoding protein phosphatase EYA1 isoform X6 — protein sequence MPHFWTPWPRKSMEMQDLASPHSRVSGSSESPNGPNLDNSHINNNSMTPNGTEVKTEPMSSSEIATSVADGSLDSFSGSAIGTSGFSPRQTHQFSPQIYPSNRPYPHILPTPSSQNMAAYGQTQYTTGMQQTSAYATYPQPGQPYGIPAYGPLWAGIKTEGGLAQAQSPGQTGFLSYSSSFSTPQTGQAPYSYQMQGSTFTTTSGLYAGSNSLTNSTGFNSTQQDYPSYPAFGQGQYPQYYNSSPYSSPYMTSNNTSPTTPSTTATYTLQEPPSGITSQALSEQPAGEYSTIHSPSTPIKDSDSDRLRRASDGKSRGRGRRNNNPSPPPDSDLERVFIWDLDETIIVFHSLLTGSYANRYGRDPPTSVSLGLRMEEMIFNLADTHLFFNDLEECDQVHIDDVSSDDNGQDLSTYNFSTDGFHAAATSANLCLATGVRGGVDWMRKLAFRYRRVKEIYTTYKNNVGGLLGPAKREAWLQLRAEIEALTDSWLTLALKALTLIHSRSNCVNILVTTTQLIPALAKVLLYGLGIVFPIENIYSATKIGKESCFERVIQRFGRKVVYVVVGDGVEEEQSSKKHNMPFWRISSHSDLMALHHALDLEYL from the exons GTCTATGGAAATGCAGGATCTAGCCAGTCCTCACAGCCGAGTAAGTGGAAGCAGTGAATCCCCTAATGGTCCCAACCTCGACAACTCACATATCAATAACAATTCCATGACACCAAATGGCACTGAAG TTAAAACAGAGCCAATGAGCAGCAGCGAAATCGCCACCTCTGTAGCAGACGGCTCTCTAGACAGCTTCTCAGGATCAG CTATTGGAACTAGTGGCTTCAGCCCAAGACAAACTCACCAGTTCTCTCCACAGATTTACCCTTCCAA CAGACCTTATCCACATATTCTTCCAACTCCTTCATCCCAAAATATGGCTGCATATGGGCAGACTCAGTACACCACAGGAATGCAGCAAACCTCAGCTTATGCTACCTACCCTCAGCCAGGACAGCCCTACGGAATTCCAGCCTATG GTCCATTGTGGGCAGGCATCAAGACAGAGGGTGGGCTTGCGCAGGCTCAGTCGCCGGGCCAGACCGGCTTCCTGAGCTACAGTTCCAGCTTCTCCACACCTCAGACGGGACAGGCGCCGTACAGCTACCAGATGCAAG GAAGCACTTTTACAACAACGTCAGGACTGTACGCTGGAAGCAATTCCCTCACAAATTCAACTGGATTCAATAGCACACAACAG GACTATCCCTCTTACCCAGCCTTTGGCCAAGGTCAGTACCCACAGTATTACAACAGCTCGCCCTACTCCTCTCCTTACATGACGAGTAACAACACCAGCCCCACCACGCcctccaccactgccacctACACGCTGCAGGAACCCCCATCCGGCATCACCAGCCAAGCCCTGTCAGAGCAGCCTGCAG GAGAGTACAGTACAATCCACAGTCCATCAACCCCCATTAAAGATTCAGATTCGGATCGATTGCGTCGGGCTTCGGATGGAAAGTCACGTGGACGGGGGAGAAGGAACAATAACCCATCTCCGCCTCCGGACTCTGACCTTGAG CGCGTTTTCATCTGGGACTTGGATGAAACAATCATCGTTTTCCATTCCTTGCTCACGGGGTCTTACGCCAACAGATATGGAAGG GATCCACCAACGTCTGTGTCATTGGGCCTACGAATGGAAGAAATGATCTTCAACTTGGCAGACACGCATTTATTCTTCAATGACCTAGAA GAGTGCGATCAGGTCCATATCGACGATGTGTCCTCAGATGACAATGGACAGGATCTCAG CACATACAACTTCAGCACTGACGGGTTTCACGCTGCTGCCACCAGTGCCAACCTGTGCCTGGCCACTGGCGTGAGGGGAGGCGTGGACTGGATGAGAAAGCTGGCCTTCCGCTACAGACGAGTAAAAGAAATTTACACCACCTACAAAAATAACGTTGGAG GTCTACTGGGCCCGGCCAAAAGGGAAGCCTGGTTGCAATTGCGAGCAGAAATTGAAGCCTTGACGGACTCCTGGTTAACACTGGCACTGAAAGCACTAACATTAATCCACTCAAG GTCAAACTGTGTGAACATCCTAGTGACCACAACGCAACTCATCCCCGCCCTCGCAAAAGTCCTGCTCTACGGCCTGGGAATAGTGTTTCCCATTGAAAATATTTATAGCGCAACGAAAATAG GGAAGGAGAGCTGCTTCGAGAGAGTAATCCAGCGGTTCGGCAGGAAAGTCGTTTACGTTGTGGTGGGAGACggagtggaggaggagcagagtTCGAAAAAG
- the eya1 gene encoding protein phosphatase EYA1 isoform X1 — protein sequence MPHFWTPWPRKSMEMQDLASPHSRVSGSSESPNGPNLDNSHINNNSMTPNGTEGDNITMLTTADWLLSSSSQSAAVKTEPMSSSEIATSVADGSLDSFSGSAIGTSGFSPRQTHQFSPQIYPSNRPYPHILPTPSSQNMAAYGQTQYTTGMQQTSAYATYPQPGQPYGIPAYGPLWAGIKTEGGLAQAQSPGQTGFLSYSSSFSTPQTGQAPYSYQMQGSTFTTTSGLYAGSNSLTNSTGFNSTQQDYPSYPAFGQGQYPQYYNSSPYSSPYMTSNNTSPTTPSTTATYTLQEPPSGITSQALSEQPAGEYSTIHSPSTPIKDSDSDRLRRASDGKSRGRGRRNNNPSPPPDSDLERVFIWDLDETIIVFHSLLTGSYANRYGRDPPTSVSLGLRMEEMIFNLADTHLFFNDLEECDQVHIDDVSSDDNGQDLSTYNFSTDGFHAAATSANLCLATGVRGGVDWMRKLAFRYRRVKEIYTTYKNNVGGLLGPAKREAWLQLRAEIEALTDSWLTLALKALTLIHSRSNCVNILVTTTQLIPALAKVLLYGLGIVFPIENIYSATKIGKESCFERVIQRFGRKVVYVVVGDGVEEEQSSKKHNMPFWRISSHSDLMALHHALDLEYL from the exons GTCTATGGAAATGCAGGATCTAGCCAGTCCTCACAGCCGAGTAAGTGGAAGCAGTGAATCCCCTAATGGTCCCAACCTCGACAACTCACATATCAATAACAATTCCATGACACCAAATGGCACTGAAG GTGATAACATCACTATGCTAACCACAGCTGACTGGTTGTTAAGTTCTAGTTCACAGTCTGCTGCAG TTAAAACAGAGCCAATGAGCAGCAGCGAAATCGCCACCTCTGTAGCAGACGGCTCTCTAGACAGCTTCTCAGGATCAG CTATTGGAACTAGTGGCTTCAGCCCAAGACAAACTCACCAGTTCTCTCCACAGATTTACCCTTCCAA CAGACCTTATCCACATATTCTTCCAACTCCTTCATCCCAAAATATGGCTGCATATGGGCAGACTCAGTACACCACAGGAATGCAGCAAACCTCAGCTTATGCTACCTACCCTCAGCCAGGACAGCCCTACGGAATTCCAGCCTATG GTCCATTGTGGGCAGGCATCAAGACAGAGGGTGGGCTTGCGCAGGCTCAGTCGCCGGGCCAGACCGGCTTCCTGAGCTACAGTTCCAGCTTCTCCACACCTCAGACGGGACAGGCGCCGTACAGCTACCAGATGCAAG GAAGCACTTTTACAACAACGTCAGGACTGTACGCTGGAAGCAATTCCCTCACAAATTCAACTGGATTCAATAGCACACAACAG GACTATCCCTCTTACCCAGCCTTTGGCCAAGGTCAGTACCCACAGTATTACAACAGCTCGCCCTACTCCTCTCCTTACATGACGAGTAACAACACCAGCCCCACCACGCcctccaccactgccacctACACGCTGCAGGAACCCCCATCCGGCATCACCAGCCAAGCCCTGTCAGAGCAGCCTGCAG GAGAGTACAGTACAATCCACAGTCCATCAACCCCCATTAAAGATTCAGATTCGGATCGATTGCGTCGGGCTTCGGATGGAAAGTCACGTGGACGGGGGAGAAGGAACAATAACCCATCTCCGCCTCCGGACTCTGACCTTGAG CGCGTTTTCATCTGGGACTTGGATGAAACAATCATCGTTTTCCATTCCTTGCTCACGGGGTCTTACGCCAACAGATATGGAAGG GATCCACCAACGTCTGTGTCATTGGGCCTACGAATGGAAGAAATGATCTTCAACTTGGCAGACACGCATTTATTCTTCAATGACCTAGAA GAGTGCGATCAGGTCCATATCGACGATGTGTCCTCAGATGACAATGGACAGGATCTCAG CACATACAACTTCAGCACTGACGGGTTTCACGCTGCTGCCACCAGTGCCAACCTGTGCCTGGCCACTGGCGTGAGGGGAGGCGTGGACTGGATGAGAAAGCTGGCCTTCCGCTACAGACGAGTAAAAGAAATTTACACCACCTACAAAAATAACGTTGGAG GTCTACTGGGCCCGGCCAAAAGGGAAGCCTGGTTGCAATTGCGAGCAGAAATTGAAGCCTTGACGGACTCCTGGTTAACACTGGCACTGAAAGCACTAACATTAATCCACTCAAG GTCAAACTGTGTGAACATCCTAGTGACCACAACGCAACTCATCCCCGCCCTCGCAAAAGTCCTGCTCTACGGCCTGGGAATAGTGTTTCCCATTGAAAATATTTATAGCGCAACGAAAATAG GGAAGGAGAGCTGCTTCGAGAGAGTAATCCAGCGGTTCGGCAGGAAAGTCGTTTACGTTGTGGTGGGAGACggagtggaggaggagcagagtTCGAAAAAG